A region from the Brassica napus cultivar Da-Ae chromosome C8, Da-Ae, whole genome shotgun sequence genome encodes:
- the LOC106362273 gene encoding uncharacterized protein LOC106362273 has product MGIITSTFRKTENSETSGCSSWESVGSEYLAFMEKGGCIEPFLDYVDCKGEAEKKNEDAFTKCKKAKERLNKCVGAHREYHQPILKIMIPAVELVVNKIEALFPPEKLVDTVSTESADQPKEGDDPVYVFMNGGACTESYMALEDCIVKSTETNEDICKCTKAFTMLMKCMDAHSDYYQPILDAVYDGEDLYRTLLMSALRGDCKRI; this is encoded by the coding sequence ATGGGTATCATAACATCGACGTTTCGGAAAACGGAGAATTCAGAGACGTCCGGTTGTAGTTCTTGGGAAAGTGTAGGGTCAGAGTATTTAGCGTTCATGGAAAAAGGTGGATGCATAGAACCATTTTTGGATTATGTTGATTGCAAGGGAGAAGCTGAGAAGAAGAATGAAGATGCCTTTACTAAGTGTAAGAAAGCTAAAGAGAGATTGAACAAGTGTGTTGGTGCTCACCGTGAATATCATCAACCGATTTTGAAGATCATGATACCTGCTGTAGAGCTGGTGGTGAACAAGATCGAAGCCTTATTCCCACCTGAGAAACTTGTAGATACTGTTTCAACAGAATCCGCGGACCAACCAAAGGAAGGTGACGATCCGGTTTACGTGTTCATGAATGGAGGAGCATGCACAGAATCATACATGGCTTTGGAAGATTGCATCGTGAAAAGTACTGAGACCAATGAAGATATCTGTAAGTGTACCAAAGCCTTCACAATGCTGATGAAGTGTATGGATGCTCACTCTGATTACTATCAGCCCATTCTCGATGCTGTTTATGATGGTGAAGACCTCTACCGGACCCTTCTCATGAGCGCACTGAGGGGTGACTGTAAGAGGATTTAA